In Acidobacteriota bacterium, the genomic stretch GCGCTTGACGAAATCGCCAATTTCGCCGCCAAAGTAAATGACCAGACGGAAAACATCGGCGCTCGCCGCCTGCACACCATCATGGAAAGGCTCCTGGACGAAATCTCATTCGAGGGTCCTGACCTGAAAAAGAAGACCATGCGAATCGACGGCGCTTACGTCAAAAAACAGCTCGCCGAAATTGTGAAAGACCAGGACCTCAGCCGCTACATTCTGTGAACTCTCAATTGCGAACGCCCGATCCGGGCGGCAGCCCCGCCCAAACTGTAATCTGCGCAACTCGGCGGCTTCCGCCGCAAATGCGGCCCAGGCTTCTGCTGGCGGCCTTGCTTGCTGCGCTGGGCGCGCTTTATGGGGCTTGCGGCGTCCAGGCGCCGCCAGAACCTCCGCGGGTTGAGGTTCCGCAACAGACCAAAGATCTTGCTGTGGCCCAGATTGGCCCGACGCTCCACCTCACTTTCACCATACCCACGCTTGCTACTGACGGCGAGCTTCTCAGCAAGCCGGTCCAGATCGAGATTTTCCGCAACGTTTCGCCCTCAGGGCAACAGCCCGTGCAGCCCGACGCGGGCGGTAAGCCCTGGATGTCACTTCCGCCTCAGCAGCTTTCGACTTACGCACATGGCGGCAGTGTCGATTACCCGCTCCAGCTTTCTCCCAAAGAGTTCCGGCAGTACGTTGGCTCAACTTTCTCCTTTTCGGTGATTGGGCTGACGCATGGGTTTCGTGGGCACCCGCACCGGAGCGCACCTTCGAACATCGCGCAGGCAACTCTGCTTGACGCTGCAACGCCGGTGGTTAACCTGGCCGTAAAACCAACCCAGGACGCGCTGATGCTCACCTGGGACAAGCCGGGCGAGACGCTCACCGCCGTTCCACCCTCGCACATTTCAGCTTATCGGGTCTATCAGAGCGCCACGGGCAAGCCGGGTTCGTTCAAGCTGCTGGGCGAAGCCCAATCAAATCAATTCGCGGACAGGAGTTTCCAGTTCGGCCAGGAATACCATTTTCGCGTCAGCGCGGTTACCACGGTCGGCAAGGATTCGGCGGAAAGCGAGCTTTCCGCTCCGGTCAGCATCACGCCGCGCGATGTTTTCCCGCCGCCAGTGCCCACAGGGCTCACGGCGGTGAATACTGCCGGCGCGGTGGACTTGTTGTGGAATGCGAGTTCGGGCAACGATCTCGCCGGCTACAACATCTACCGCAACGACGGCGGCGGGCCATTTGAACGCATCAACAAGGGCCTGACTCCAACGCCGATTTTCCATGACAGCACGGTCTCGCCCGGCCACATCTACGAATATGCCGTGACGGCCGTCGATCTTGCAGGGAACGAAAGCGATAAATCACAGCCGGCGAGCGTCACCACGCCTTCCTCAGGCTCGCAGTAACGTCCCCGGTGCGCGCCGCTGAACGCAAAATGGTATAATTCCGCCGGAAATGGGGGCGGCAGGCGCTCCCGGAAACTTTTTGGATCGTAATTTTTCGCTGGGCGTGAGGGGCCAGCGATGAAAGAGGTCAAATCGGCAGTGAAGATCTGGTCGCCACTTGAGATTGAACTGGCCGCAGGCGTGGTGGTGGTTCTCATCGTTTGCGCCGCCTTCGCCTACTTTATGGTGCGCAGGAAGAAGAGTCCCGCTGAGGTCGAACGGGTCCGCCGGTTGTCGCTGGGCCGCACGGGCCGCATCACCGCCGCTGAAATTACAGGCCTGAATGAGCCGGAAGGTGAACACACGGCACTCGAACTGGTGTATCGCTACGATATCGCGGGCGTCACCTACGAAGTGGCGCAGGACGTTTCCACATTGCCCGCAGTCGCCGCGGCAGCCCGGCGCCTCATCGGCAAGGGAATCAGCGTCAAGTATGAGATGAAGCATCCCAGCAACTCCATCGTGGCTTGTGAAACATGGTCAGGAATCAGCGGCATCTCCACTGGCGGGCCGGAGCAACCTCGCTCGCTTTCGCCAGTTTCCGGGAAGACGAAGGACCTCTGAGGAATGGCTCGCGAGGCGCTTCTTTGGCCTCACTTCTTCTTGGGGCGAATTCCGGCTTCCGCAGAGTGCGGTTACAAACAGGGATTCAGAGGGTTATCATTTGACACCTGATGACAAACTCGAAGAACTTCGTCGGCGGCACGCGCTCGCTGAAGGCGGCGAACAGCGCCGCGCCAAACAGCATGCGGTAGGCAAGCTTTCCGCCCGGGAGCGGATCGAGCTTCTGTTTGACGAACGCACATTCGAAGAGGTCGGCGAATTCGTCGAACACAATTGCCGTGACTTCGGAATGGACGCCCAGCGCATTCCGGGCGATGGCGTCGTCACCGGCTACGGACTCATCAACAATCGCCTGACCTACGCCTTTGCCCAGGATTTCACCGTCTTTGGCGGCTCGCTCAGTGAAGCCAACGCCGCCAAAATCTGCAAGATCATGGACCTGGCGCTGAAGGTCGGCGCTCCGCTCATCGGCCTCAATGATTCCGGCGGCGCGCGCATCCAGGAAGGCGTGGCCTCGCTCGCCGGCTATGCCGACATCTTTCTTCGCAACACTCTGGCTTCGGGCGTGGTGCCGCAAATTTCCGCCGTTATGGGACCCTGCGCGGGCGGCGCTGTCTATTCCCCCGCCATCACCGATTTCGTCCTGATGGTCGAAAATTCCAGCTACATGTTCGTCACCGGCCCGGACGTCATCCGAACGGTTATGCACGAGGATGTCACCAAGGAAGACCTGGGCGGGTCGCGCGCCCACAGCTCTACCAGCGGCGTATCCCATTTTGTCGCGCGCGATGATGCCGAGTGCCTTGCGCTGGTGCGCGAACTCCTCTCCTTCATGCCGCAGAACAACCGCGAGGATCCGCCTTTTGTCGAATCAACCGACCCGGTCGACCGCCGGGACCCTGAACTCGACACCCTGGTTCCCGTGGAGTCTGACCGCCCTTACGATATCAAGGAGATCGTCCACCGCGTCGTAGATGATGGATACTTCCTGGAAGTTCACGAACGATTTGCCCGCAACCTGGTGGTGGGCTTTGCGCGCCTGGGCGGCCATAGCGTAGGCATTGTGGCCAACCAGCCAGCCGTGCTCGCCGGATGCCTCGACATTGACGCCTCTGTCAAGGGCGCCCGTTTCGTGCGCTTCTGCGACGCCTTCAACATTCCGTTGATCACATTCGAAGACGTTCCGGGATTCCTGCCCGGCACCCAGCAGGAATTCGGCGGCATCATCCGCCACGGCGCCAAGCTCCTGTTTGCCTTTGCCGAGGCCACCGTGCCCAAGCTCACCGTGATCACCCGCAAGGCTTACGGCGGGGCCTACTGCGTGATGTCGTCAAAGCACATCCGCACGGACGTGAACCTCGCCTATCCCGCCGCCGAGATTGCCGTCATGGGGCCGGAAGGCGCGGTCAACATTGTCAACCGTCGTGAACTGCAGCGCGCCAAAGACCCGGAAAAGGTCCGCAAGGAAAAAGCTGAAGAGTACCGCAACCGCTTCGCCAATCCGTACATCGCCGCCGAACGCGGATACGTGGACGCCGTCATCGCTCCACGCGACACGCGCCCGCGATTGATTCACGCCCTGCGCATGCTCGAAAACAAGCGCGACACTCTGCCTCCCAAAAAGCACGGCAACATCCCGCTCTGACATCGTTGCACCGCGGTTCCCTCAGGCAGAATGCGTAATGCCACCTGAGGGTCGGCGCAACAACAGCAACCGATCACGGAGAAAACATCCCACCCAAAGGTCCGTGCGTCACGACAGTTCTGAAGCCCCCGGCAGGGGCGGCAGAATTTAGCCCATGGCGCAAGACATGGGAAGACGCACCGGGGCGACCCCGCCGCGACGCTCCTCCGCAGCGCTTTTCCACAGTGTCACTTTTGAACAAACGGCCTGAAATTTCTTAATGTAACACTTCGTTTTCCAGCCTTAATCTGCTGATCCTGCTACAGCCAAAAATTTATCGTCCCATTTGTCCCAAACGTCCCAAACGTCTCATTCCGGCCTGCTATGCTTGATGCGGCAGGCTTCCCGGGCCGGAACAGGCGTCTGTAGCGGCCGCTTTACGCCGCCAATCCCGGATGTGGCGCGCTTAGCGCGCCGCTACTCGTGGTGCGGCAGTGCCATGTGATCGAATGTCGCGGCCTGCGTCTGTAGCGGCGGCTTTACGCCGCCATCGCCTGCTGAAGCATCCGAAGTGCCGGTGGGATGGACCCGTCACCACGGTTAGCCTAAGGAAGACAAAGTGGAAAAGATAAGCGGCCATCTCACGCCCAGGCAATGGAACATGACGTGCGTGGGACAAAAAACACGATTTTTGAAAAACGAACCGGAGAGGTTGTTGAAAACAAAGGGTCGGCACCAAAAAACGAACCGGAACGAACCGGAAAACGAAGCGGAGAAGTTGTTGAAAATACGTACCTGTGGAAAAAACGAACTGGAAACGAACCGGTAAACAGCGTGGGCTATGTTGTTGAAAATATGAGAGGGCAGAAATCACCGCTCAGTGTCCTCCGTGGCCTCTGTGTAGATGCTTTTTAAGACACAGAGTTCACGGAGAGGGAACGCCATGCGGTGTGCGGGCTGAATCAAACGTCAGCCACGGCAGGGCGGCAGAATTTAGCCCATGGCGCAAGCCATGGGAGAATGGCCCACCCAATATCCTCCCACCCTCGCCTGCCTGCGGGAGAGAGGGGGGCCCCGCCTCGCCGGGGTGGGTGAGGGCGCCATAGAGGGTGAGCGCGTGTATAATCAGGATTTCAGACGATGTACTAAATGCCCTGGATGGCGGTCGCGGACCGCTGCTACAGCGGGATAACTCGTGTTCAAAAAAATACTGATAGCCAATCGGGGTGAGATTGCGGTGCGAGTAATGCGCGCCTGCCGCGAGATAGGCATTCGCAGCGTGGCCGTCTATTCGGAAGTTGACCGCAAGGCGCTGCATGTGCGCTATGCGGATGAAGCGCACCCGATCGGCCCCGCGCCGGCAATTGAGAGCTATCTCCGCATTGACCGCATCATCGATGCCGCCCAGCATTCGGGCGCTGAAGCCATTCATCCCGGCTACGGTTTTCTCGCCGAGAACCCCGATTTTGCCCGGGCCTGCCGTGACGCCGCAATTGCCTTTATCGGCCCGACGCCCGAAGCCATGGAACTGATGGGTTCCAAGACGGCTGCCCGGCTCCTGGCTTCCGGGGCAGGCCTGCCCGTGATTCCAGGCACTGTCGCCAACCTCGAAAGCTTTGAAGAAGTGGTCCGCGCGGCTCGCGAGATCGGCTTCCCGGTAATGCTGAAGGCTTCGGCAGGCGGCGGCGGCAAGGGGCTGCGCATGGTGGCAGCGGAGCCGGAGCTTGAGTCCGCCTGGCGCAACGCCCGTTCGGAGGCCCAGAACGCCTTCAACGACCCCTCGGTTTACCTCGAAAAGTGGATCGACCGTCCCCGCCACGTGGAGATCCAGCTATTGGGTGACGCCTACGGCAGCCTGATATACCTCGGCGAGCGCGAATGCTCGCTGCAGCGCCGCCACCAGAAAGTGCTGGAAGAGTGCCCTTCGCCCCTGCTCGACGAAACGTTGCGCCGTCGCATGGGCGAAACCGCCGTGCGCATCGGCAAGCTGGCCGGGTACACCAACGCCGGCACGGCAGAGTTTCTCGTCGATAAGGACCGCAATTTTTATTTTCTCGAAATGAACGCGCGGTTGCAGGTGGAGCACCCGGTCACCGAACTGGTTGTGGGCATCGACCTGGTAAAGGAACAATTCCGCATCGCCGCGGGCGAGCGGCTCGAGTGGCGGCAGGAAGACGTTCACCTGCGCGGCGTGGCAATCGAAGCCCGCATCTACGCGGAGGATCCAGCGCGTGGCTTCTTCCCTTCTCCCGGGCTGATCACGCGGCTTGCCATCCCCTCGGGGCCCGGCATCCGCAGCGACAGCGGCGTCTACGAGGGCTGGCGGGTTCCGCTCGATTACGATCCGCTGCTGGCCAAGCTTGTAGTGTGGGGAACCGACCGCCGGCAGGCGGTGGCCCGCATGCGGCGGGCGCTGACCGAATATGAAGTGGCCGGCCCCCAGACCAACCTGCAATTCTTCCGGCAGCTCCTGGCACACCCGGAGTTTGTGGAGGGGCAGCTTGATACGGGCTTTATCGACCGGATGCTGGCTGAAGGAACGCTCAAGGTTCACCCGCCGCCGGAACTGGGGCGCGTGGCGATTCTTGCGGCGGCGCTTGAAATGCGCAGAAGGCAGAATCTGCTGCGCGGAAAAGCCCTGCCAGGCGGCCGCGCGTCGGGCTGGAAAGCCGCAGGCCGCGCCGGAGAATTAAATCACTGGCCTCGCCGGTGAGATTGGCTGAATAGTGATCTTATGAACTTTGAAATCGAATTGCGCGAAGACTCACGCACCAGCGGGCACAGGCTCACGGTGGAGGGCCCGGCCAACGGCATTGCGGGCCGCGAAAGCCCGCACTTCCTGGTGGACGGGAAAGCGCTTGAGGCCGACTGGGCCGAAATCCGGCCCGGCCACTATTCGATTCTACTTGATGGGCAATCCTATGAAGCGCGCGTCCAGCCTGCCTCTGACAGCCGCCCGGGCCAGCCGGAAACCTGGGTTGTGACGATCGCCGAATTCGAATTCCATGTGGCGGTCCGCGATCCGCGCGCGCGGCGATTTGCAGGCCAATCCCTTGCACACGACGGCCCGCTCGACGTGCTGGCGCCGATGCCCGGAAAAATCGTCCGCGTTCTTGTGGCCCGCAATGAGGAGGTCGCGCAGGACCAGGGGCTGGTGGTGATCGAAGCCATGAAGATGCAGAACGAGCTCAAGGCGCCACGGCCCGGCCGCATTTCCGAGGTGCATGTGAGGGAAGGCGCCGGAGTCGAGACCGGAGCAAAGCTGCTACGCCTGGAATAGCGATAGCCTCGCCATGGAGCCTACTGGGCTCGCTTCACGATCTGCTCCGCCAGAAGATTTTTTACCTTGGCGCTGTCCCGGAGGGTTTCGATGTAGGCGGCCTTGAGCAATTGCTCCTTTTCATTCTGCAGCGTCTTGCGGATCTGGCTCTGCACCTTGGGGTCCGTCAAGGGATGCTGCCCGGGCTGTTCAATGCCCAGAAGCTTGATGATGTGGTAACCGCTTGGGGTGTTCATGATTCCGGAAATCTGTCCGGGCTTAAGCCCTTTGACAACACGGCCGAGAGCCGGGTTGGCCGCCAGCGATGACTCCGGGACAAAGCCCATGTCGCCGCCGCTCATGGCGGTGTTCGGATCTTCGGAGTAATTCTGGGCAACGGCGGCAAAATCCTGCCCCGCCCGAAGCTGCGCGTAAAGCGCCTGAATTTTTCGCTGCGCCATCTCGGGCGTCTTGGCGTCGTCGTTTTTCAGGTTGTGCACCTCGTTGCTGGAACCCGGAGTGACCTGAATCTGGGCCAGGTGATATTCGGTTTCCGGGATGTCGAAGGAGGTCTTGTTCTTCTGATAAAAAGCCGAGATATCCGCATCGCTTACCGAAACCCGGGCGCTGACGTCCCGGTTGATCAGCTTGTTCACGGTGAGGGTGGTTCGAACTTCATCGCGGAGGTCATCTTCAGAAATGCCGCGCTCTTTCAGCTTCTGCTCAAACTGCTCCTGGGAGTAGGGGCTCTTCAACTGGCCCATCTTGGTGTCGATCTCGGACTCGGACACCGTGATGCCGGATTGAGCGGCGTGCGCCATCAGGATCCGGTTATTGATGAGCTCATTCAGAATATTGAGCTTATAGCTGAGCGCCTCTTCCGAGTCACCGGTCTCACCCGCGGATCCGGCGCGGCTCTTGTAAATCTTCTCTACCTGGGAGCTGAATATGGGGTGCCCGTCAACTCGTGCCCAGATGTCTCCGGAAGCCGCGGGCTTGGGCTTGCACGCGGGCATCAACAGCATTGCTGCTGCAGCTCCCAGCAGGCAGGCCGCGGTCGGGTGAAACCGGCGGCATGTGGCGGTCAACTGTCTATCGAAGCCGGACCATATCCCGCGAACGCCCCGCCTCCCTGTCATGAGGAAGCGGTAGGCAAGGCGGCGTATATCTGATAAAATCAAGGCTTGCATATTTGAGGTATTGTCCATTTCTTAAGGAGTTTTTGATGGCGCGTCAATGTGAAATTTGCGGCAAAAGTCCTTCTTTCGGAAATAATGTGAGCCACGCTCACAATGTCACTCGCCGGAGATGGAACCCCAACCTTCAGCGTGTCCACGCCATCGTGAACGGCGTCCGTAAAACCATGCGCGTGTGCACGGCATGCATCCGCGCCGGCAGAGTGAGCAAGGCCGCCTGACGGCCGCGCCTGGTCCCGGGCCGATTGTACCGATCAGTCTGGGGCGCTCCTGCTCTCCAACGAACGCGCGGCTGTGCGCACCGGGTATCTCACAACAGATTAGCCATCCGATGGGTGACCGTCAAACTCTCCCCCGGAGACGTTCCCTGCGCGCGGCGGCCTCATGTCTTTTGGACACGCTCGACCCGGTAAACGCCCTCGATTTTCCGAAGCGATGACACTATCTTTTCCAGGTGCTCCTTGTCAACGATGTCAACGGTGACGTCGATAGAGGCCTGGTTGTCACCGGTCCGGGCCTCGATATCCTGGATGTTCGAGCGGTCACTGCTAATGACCGCGGTGATATCCGCCAGCATCCCCTGGCGGTCCGTCGTGAGCAGGGTCAGCCTGACTGGGTAGAAGGTATATTTCGGCCCTGTCCACTCGACATCGATACGCCGCTCGGCGTCGTACATGAGGTTCTGGACGTTGGGACAGGCCTTCGAGTGAACAGAAATACCCTTGCCCCGCGTGATATAGCCCACGATCTGTTCGCCACGAATTGGATTGCAGCACTTTGCCCGGTACACCAGCAAGTCGCCCTGGCCATGGACCTGGATAGCAGCGTCAGAGCGGAGGCCAAGAACCCGCTTGAAAGCGCTGCCCAGCCGCGACGGCTGGCCGGACTCCAGGCCGACTTCCGGGCTGAGTTTCGAAAGGACCTGGCGGGCCGAGTATTTGCCGAAGCCAATGCCCGCAAGCAGATCGTCAACCAGGCTGCAGCCGTATTCCTTGCCGACGCGTGCATAGTCTTCGTCGGTAATTTTCTTCATTACGATGCTGTGTTTTCGGGCCTCTTTCTCAAGCAGCTTTCTGCCAATCTCGAGCGCCTGCTTGCGCTGTTCGATGTTGATCCAGTGCTTGATTTTGTTTCGCGCTCTCGAAGTCTTGACGTGAGCCAGCCAGTCGCGGCTGGGGTTGTGTGCAGACTGGGCGACGATCTCAACAATGTCACCGTTCAGCAGCTTGGTTTTCAGCGGAACGATCCGGCCGTTAACTTTGGCGCCCACGCAATGATTGCCAATCTCTGTGTGGATGGCATAGGCAAAGTCGATTGGCGTGGCTTCGCGCGGCAGCACAATCACTTTGCCCTTGGGAGTAAACGTGTAGACTTCCTGCGGATAGAGATCAATCTTGAGGGTGGAGAGGAAGTCGCTGGAATCCCTCATCTCCTTCTGCCATTCCACCAGGTGGCGCAGCCAGGCAAAGCGCTCGGCGTCCTGGACAGTGGTCCCGTGTCCGTCTTTGTACTTCCAGTGCGCCGCGATGCCTTCTTCAGCCACGCGGTGCATTTCTTCCGTTCGGATCTGAACTTCAAACGGCTGACCGTGCGGGCCGATCACTGAAGTGTGAAGCGACTGATAAAGATTGGAACGGGGGATGGCGATGAAATCTTTGATTCTCCCCGGGACCGGCCGCCAGGTATTGTGGATTACGCCCAGAGCAGCATAACAATTTTTTACGTCGTCGGTTATGATGCGGATGGCGAGGAGGTCATATACCTGCTCGATGGCAATGTTCTGTCTCTTAAGTTTCTGCCAGATGCTATAGAGCCGCTTGATGCGGCCCTCGATCCTGACGGGGATCGCGTTCTCTTTCATCTTGGCCTCAACCAGCTGCTGGACTTCGGCAAGGAAATGCTCGTTGACTTTTCTCCGGCTCTCCACTGCCTTCTTTACTTCCAGGTAAGCCTCTGGCTCAAGATAACGGAACGCAAGGTCTTCCAATTCTCCCCGGATTTTTCCCATGCCCAGGCGATGAGCAATGGGTGCATAAATTTCAAGCGTCTCGTGGGCAATTCGACGGCGCTTCTCAACCGGCAGGTGCTCCAGGGTCCGCATATTATGCAGGCGGTCTGCCAGCTTTACCAGGACGACGCGGACGTCGTCCACCATAGCGAGCAGCATCTTCCGGAAGTTTTCCGCCTGCTGGTCCTCAGGGCTCAGGAAATGGATGCGGCTGATTTTGGTGACGCCTTCCACGATGTGGGCCACTTCTGGCCCGAACTGCGCCTGCAGTCCATCGAGGCTGGTTTCCGTATCTTCGATCACGTCATGCAGCATGCCGGCCGCCAGGCATACGGTGTCGAGGCGCAATTCCGCAAGAATATTTGTTACTTCCACCGGGTGGGATATGTAAGGCTCTCCCGACAGGCGTTTCTGGCCTTCGTGCTTCTCCAGGCATAAGCGGTATGCATTGCGCAGCACGGCCAGGTCGTCACCTGGACGGTAAGATTCGACCTTCCTGAGAACGGTCTCGAATTGCGTCATAAACACCCATACTATTCTAGGCCAGCGCAGTTCAGGTGCACAAGCGGCCTCATACCCTCGCCGCATGCTGGCATTCTTCTTAAAGGAAGGCAGCACGGATTGTTGTTCGACAAATGGCTACCTCAGGTGGCCGCTACAGGCCTGGGCGCGCTCATTGAAGGAGTGCGCCAGCAATCGATAGCAGCGACCCAAAACAAAAAGCCCTCCGCCTCCTGTAGATGAAGCGAAGGGCCCTGTGTAGACTCCCTGGCAACGCTGCTAAGTTACGATCCCTGCGATGAAGGCGTGGCGGGTTCAGACTTCCGGAGGTCCATGGCCTTTTGCTGCCAGTCATTAGCTGTCTTCAGGTCGGATTCACGGTCGTCACCCGCCTTATCAAGGTCCGCTTTCTGCCGGTAAAGGAGGCCCAGGTAAGCCATGCTGTTCATGTCGTTTGGCTTCATATCCAGAGCTTTCTTAAGGGCGTCGATTCCCTCATCGACCAGCTTGCTGTTCTGCTCCTCCAGCTGCGCCCGATATTTTTCCGGCAACGGTTTCAGGTTGCCATGCGCATCCGGCATCAGGAGGTTCAAGTCCTTGCGGATCTTACCGTCAGCCTGGAAAGCCTGCGCCCAATCGATGACGCCAATCCAGTAATAAGGCTCGGGGTTGTTTGGCTCGAACTGCATCCTTTGCCGCTGGAAGTCTTTAGCCTTATCGAAGTTTTTCATGTTGTAATAGATCTGTCCGATGCTGGCCAGCGCTGTGGTATTTTTTTCATCCAGCTTCAGCACGTCTTCGAAAGCCGCGATTGCCTGCTCCCCAATCTTGATGTTTTCCGCCGTATCCCCCCCCGGAATATACATCTGCGCATAGGCAGTAGCCAGGTATAACCGCGCGTTGACCAGGGACGGATCAAGCTGCACCGAGCTCTTAAAATGTTCAATTGCTTCCTGGAACTTCCCGTTGCGATACGATTGCACACCCTTATTGAGCTGGTCCCGGGCTTTCAACTTCGTGAACGCAGTGCAGCCACTACCCAGGACTGCCAGCAACAACACCGCACACAACGGTGCCAGCTTGTAACGACGCATCTCTGATCCTCCCTAGATCAATATTTGCAGGGACCCGAAACCTTACTGCTGGGACTCGATCGACTTCGTAATCAGACCGATCTTGTCGGCGCCAGATCCCTTGGAAATGTCTATTACTTCAGCCACGTCCTGGAATGGCAGCTTCGGATCGCCCTTAATGAACATAATGTGGTCATTGCGATTTTTGAAGATATCCACCAGATGCTGCCCCAGATCACCAATCGTTACGGGCGTCTGGTTGATGCTGATGGCCCGTTGTGCATCGATTGACACCACAATCGTTCGCTGGATTACGTTCGGGTCCTGCTTCTGATTCTTGTCCGGTTTGGGAACCAGCGCGTCCAATCCTTTGGGTGTCAAGGGCGTGATGATCATAAAGATGATCAGCAGCACCAGCAGCACGTCAATCAGAGGCGTCACATTGAGATTCATCATTGTGCCGCCCCGGTTGCCACCAACAGCTATTGCCATATTCATACCCTCCTTCTTCAGCCGGCCTCGAGCGAGTGGTCCGTGATTAAGGCTTCACGGCAAGGCCGGGGCAAGTGGAATGTTGATGTTGGGCTGCACCTCCTCGGTGATCAGGCCCAACTGCTCAATCCCCGCCGCACGCACGTTATCGACAACAGCGACCACGTCGCCGTATTTCGCCCGGGCATCACTCTTAATAAAAACCACCTTGTTCAGCTTGTTCTGCATGAGGTCATCAACCTGCTTCGTGATGTCGCCCAGCGCGACCGGTTGCGCGTTCAGGAAGAATTTCCCGTCTCGCGTAATGGCCACTTCCACGGCGTCGGTCTTTTCGGCGTCAGGCATCTGGCGCGGGTTGTGCGTCAATGCCTTGTCAACGGAAACGCCCTTCTGGAGCAGCGGGGTGATGACCATGAATATGATCAGCAGCACCAGCATGACGTCCACCATAGGCGTCACGTTGATGTCCGCCAAGGCATCCAGCGTTACGCGCTTCATGGCCATTATTTCTTCCCTCCGGTGCTCTTAATGAAGTAATCCACCAGTTCGGAAGAGGAGTTGTCCATTTCCACGTCAAAGCCTTCAATCTTGTTCGTGAAATAGTTGTACAGCCACACGGCAGGGATGGCAACGAACAGACCGATAGCGGTGGTCACAAGAGCTTCCGCGATTCCACCAGCGACCGCGCCGAGGCCGGTTGATTTGCTGCTGGAAATCCCCTGGAACGCGTGAATAATTCCCAGCACGGTGCCGAACAGTCCGACAAAGGGCGCCGTTGATCCAATCGTGGCCAGACTGGAGATTCCCCGCTTGAGTTCAGCATGGACGATTGCCGAGGCCCGATCGAGGGCGCGCTTGGAAGCTTCGATCATTTCACCCGGGATCTCTGCTGAGACCTGGTGCGCATGGAACTCCTGGAGACCGGCTGTAACGACTTTGGCCAGGTGGCTTCTTTTGTTCTGCTCAGCGATAGAAATCGCCTCATCCACCCTGCCGTCTTTCAAAGCGCC encodes the following:
- a CDS encoding methylmalonyl-CoA carboxyltransferase yields the protein MTPDDKLEELRRRHALAEGGEQRRAKQHAVGKLSARERIELLFDERTFEEVGEFVEHNCRDFGMDAQRIPGDGVVTGYGLINNRLTYAFAQDFTVFGGSLSEANAAKICKIMDLALKVGAPLIGLNDSGGARIQEGVASLAGYADIFLRNTLASGVVPQISAVMGPCAGGAVYSPAITDFVLMVENSSYMFVTGPDVIRTVMHEDVTKEDLGGSRAHSSTSGVSHFVARDDAECLALVRELLSFMPQNNREDPPFVESTDPVDRRDPELDTLVPVESDRPYDIKEIVHRVVDDGYFLEVHERFARNLVVGFARLGGHSVGIVANQPAVLAGCLDIDASVKGARFVRFCDAFNIPLITFEDVPGFLPGTQQEFGGIIRHGAKLLFAFAEATVPKLTVITRKAYGGAYCVMSSKHIRTDVNLAYPAAEIAVMGPEGAVNIVNRRELQRAKDPEKVRKEKAEEYRNRFANPYIAAERGYVDAVIAPRDTRPRLIHALRMLENKRDTLPPKKHGNIPL
- a CDS encoding acetyl-CoA carboxylase biotin carboxylase subunit is translated as MFKKILIANRGEIAVRVMRACREIGIRSVAVYSEVDRKALHVRYADEAHPIGPAPAIESYLRIDRIIDAAQHSGAEAIHPGYGFLAENPDFARACRDAAIAFIGPTPEAMELMGSKTAARLLASGAGLPVIPGTVANLESFEEVVRAAREIGFPVMLKASAGGGGKGLRMVAAEPELESAWRNARSEAQNAFNDPSVYLEKWIDRPRHVEIQLLGDAYGSLIYLGERECSLQRRHQKVLEECPSPLLDETLRRRMGETAVRIGKLAGYTNAGTAEFLVDKDRNFYFLEMNARLQVEHPVTELVVGIDLVKEQFRIAAGERLEWRQEDVHLRGVAIEARIYAEDPARGFFPSPGLITRLAIPSGPGIRSDSGVYEGWRVPLDYDPLLAKLVVWGTDRRQAVARMRRALTEYEVAGPQTNLQFFRQLLAHPEFVEGQLDTGFIDRMLAEGTLKVHPPPELGRVAILAAALEMRRRQNLLRGKALPGGRASGWKAAGRAGELNHWPRR
- a CDS encoding peptidylprolyl isomerase, translated to MDNTSNMQALILSDIRRLAYRFLMTGRRGVRGIWSGFDRQLTATCRRFHPTAACLLGAAAAMLLMPACKPKPAASGDIWARVDGHPIFSSQVEKIYKSRAGSAGETGDSEEALSYKLNILNELINNRILMAHAAQSGITVSESEIDTKMGQLKSPYSQEQFEQKLKERGISEDDLRDEVRTTLTVNKLINRDVSARVSVSDADISAFYQKNKTSFDIPETEYHLAQIQVTPGSSNEVHNLKNDDAKTPEMAQRKIQALYAQLRAGQDFAAVAQNYSEDPNTAMSGGDMGFVPESSLAANPALGRVVKGLKPGQISGIMNTPSGYHIIKLLGIEQPGQHPLTDPKVQSQIRKTLQNEKEQLLKAAYIETLRDSAKVKNLLAEQIVKRAQ
- the rpmB gene encoding 50S ribosomal protein L28, translated to MARQCEICGKSPSFGNNVSHAHNVTRRRWNPNLQRVHAIVNGVRKTMRVCTACIRAGRVSKAA
- a CDS encoding bifunctional (p)ppGpp synthetase/guanosine-3',5'-bis(diphosphate) 3'-pyrophosphohydrolase — its product is MRRGYEAACAPELRWPRIVWVFMTQFETVLRKVESYRPGDDLAVLRNAYRLCLEKHEGQKRLSGEPYISHPVEVTNILAELRLDTVCLAAGMLHDVIEDTETSLDGLQAQFGPEVAHIVEGVTKISRIHFLSPEDQQAENFRKMLLAMVDDVRVVLVKLADRLHNMRTLEHLPVEKRRRIAHETLEIYAPIAHRLGMGKIRGELEDLAFRYLEPEAYLEVKKAVESRRKVNEHFLAEVQQLVEAKMKENAIPVRIEGRIKRLYSIWQKLKRQNIAIEQVYDLLAIRIITDDVKNCYAALGVIHNTWRPVPGRIKDFIAIPRSNLYQSLHTSVIGPHGQPFEVQIRTEEMHRVAEEGIAAHWKYKDGHGTTVQDAERFAWLRHLVEWQKEMRDSSDFLSTLKIDLYPQEVYTFTPKGKVIVLPREATPIDFAYAIHTEIGNHCVGAKVNGRIVPLKTKLLNGDIVEIVAQSAHNPSRDWLAHVKTSRARNKIKHWINIEQRKQALEIGRKLLEKEARKHSIVMKKITDEDYARVGKEYGCSLVDDLLAGIGFGKYSARQVLSKLSPEVGLESGQPSRLGSAFKRVLGLRSDAAIQVHGQGDLLVYRAKCCNPIRGEQIVGYITRGKGISVHSKACPNVQNLMYDAERRIDVEWTGPKYTFYPVRLTLLTTDRQGMLADITAVISSDRSNIQDIEARTGDNQASIDVTVDIVDKEHLEKIVSSLRKIEGVYRVERVQKT
- a CDS encoding biopolymer transporter ExbD; the encoded protein is MAIAVGGNRGGTMMNLNVTPLIDVLLVLLIIFMIITPLTPKGLDALVPKPDKNQKQDPNVIQRTIVVSIDAQRAISINQTPVTIGDLGQHLVDIFKNRNDHIMFIKGDPKLPFQDVAEVIDISKGSGADKIGLITKSIESQQ
- a CDS encoding biopolymer transporter ExbD — its product is MAMKRVTLDALADINVTPMVDVMLVLLIIFMVITPLLQKGVSVDKALTHNPRQMPDAEKTDAVEVAITRDGKFFLNAQPVALGDITKQVDDLMQNKLNKVVFIKSDARAKYGDVVAVVDNVRAAGIEQLGLITEEVQPNINIPLAPALP